A portion of the Daphnia magna isolate NIES linkage group LG4, ASM2063170v1.1, whole genome shotgun sequence genome contains these proteins:
- the LOC116920199 gene encoding LOW QUALITY PROTEIN: mast/stem cell growth factor receptor Kit (The sequence of the model RefSeq protein was modified relative to this genomic sequence to represent the inferred CDS: deleted 1 base in 1 codon), translated as MRATFSGTCSKANSINSHPIGCVPYYQEMVPTVPFILSFLLSAIFWPIGGNAQDWHTSDSGFKWFPNCDFPGNDIGQILIDKETKEQCGNLCIANPECTQFVYGYEDYCYMKNSSVTTPRGDITYDSIAICGYVPWKSDSEKVRDDWHTAVENETICHFYGNESLIFTTTCRKGKDCGTWYDSVAMTPGTKTCKLIDGSQGFCCPDITPKSNFPKERQWLTMIPYKSEKIIDANTTLTITCVYAFEDEYQKENYRIAWEIPDYLSKNAELTGVERRLRKTFDKNATHMTSTMTLTNTKVFDTGSFGCKGIPYGHPLTGGVDTQYVFVYDGIELVTIANNEFYFNIPHGQIDFEISCRPTHPDVKVYLIHKDQYTARDKNLPSSKSNILEDSNANWSFQPKVGLKLKKARIDDSGVYECGGKINNKEYSRDIFVEIMGMELTKFVDENDPLLGDTVTLICRFYYRTSNAERPSWAYHIGTNKAMQPINETDPPDGFQIKTDQLDYREKTLYESRLDFVATTLSSYIFQCRANEIRNISFRVRESISDNQELIYVQLQYGISQNLTCFGTSTNETFQWLKDGKRKELGTYTCRQTNRLLPQRSERIFIVSFDDVRRNTIVIAFSVAIVVLFVFGAAIGVKLYAYRKKNRFAGAFNRLLNGNVNQLNAQSPIEEQVEFLPYDKRWEFPRNRLKLGVVLGTGCFGRILKAEAVGMKDCDQTVKTVAVKMVRSETNVAAMEALISELKILSYLGSHLNVVNLLGACTKQLKKGDLLVIVEYCRFGNLQTYLIKHRNSFINQVDEFGNLKPDGEVDNNDIMSTNTDNIVVDDNQAHSIASFQMNSSTEILNGSAFSISCEPNSAISEPTTDPEDSKPLWQYCQDPSAISDGPMSSRDLISWAFQIARGMDYLVSKKVLHGDLAARNILLADDGVAKVADFGMSKKLYYYENYENKGQGLKPVKWMAIESLTDGIFSSKSDVWSYGVLLWEIYSLGKVPYPGMDVAHVLIKELLKGYRMDKPDFAPSFIADLMASCWKMEPKERPTFSQIEEIICSHMESNVSSNYLNMNDSYVKLNEEKKNATPNDLYGLAKMLQEKASSPPKENAKRFSKFPMRFSAIYNNDV; from the exons ATGCGTGCTACCTTTTCTGGCACATGCTCGAAGGCTAACAGCATTAACTCGCATCCAATAGGTTGCGTTCCat ATTACCAAGAAATGGTGCCGACTGTTCcatttattctttcttttttgctatCTGCGATATTTTGGCCGATTGGCGGTAATGCGCAAGATTGGCATACGAGCGACAGTGGTTTCAAATGGTTCCCGAATTGTGACTTCCCAGGCAACGATATTGGCCAAATACTCATTGACAAAGAAACCAAAGAACAGTGTGGAAACTTGTGTATTGCCAATCCAGAATGTACCCAGTTTGTCTACGGTTATGAGGATTATTGTTACATGAAAAATTCATCGGTAACGACTCCTCGTGGAGACATCACCTACGATAGTATAGCAATTTGCGGCTACGTTCCATGGAAAAGTGATTCTGAAAAAG TGAGAGACGACTGGCATACCGCCGTAGAAAACGAAACCATTTGTCATTTTTATGGCAACGAAAGTTTGATTTTCACAACGACGTGTCGCAAAGGCAAAGATTGTGGTACATGGTACGACAGCGTTGCAATGACTCCGGGTACCAAAACCTGCAAACTTATTGACGGAAGCCAAGGCTTCTGTTGTCCGGATATTACCCCAAAATCAAATTTTCCCAAAGAAA GGCAGTGGCTGACCATGATTCCTTATAAAAGTGAGAAAATAATCGATGCCAATACGACACTTACGATCACTTGCGTCTATGCGTTTGAGGATGAATATCAAAAGGAAAATTACAGAATTGCTTGGGAAATTCCAGATTACCTTTCTAAAAATGCCGAG CTCACGGGCGTGGAACGTCGTCTTCGTAAGACATTTGACAAGAATGCCACCCATATGACATCGACGATGACTTTGACGAATACAAAAGTCTTTGACACCGGCTCCTTTGGGTGTAAGGGCATCCCCTATGGGCATCCCCTAACGGGAGGAGTA GATACGCAATACGTTTTTGTTTATG ATGGTATAGAGCTAGTCACCATTGCAAATAATGAATTCTATTTTAACATTCCACACGGtcaaattgattttgaaatttcgtGCAGGCCAACCCATCCCGATGttaaagtttatttgattcacAAGGATCAGTATACTGCTCGAGACAAAAACCTGCCCAGTTCTAAG AGTAACATTTTAGAAGATTCTAATGCGAATTGGTCTTTTCAACCGAAAGTTGGATTGAAGCTTAAGAAAGCCAGAATTGATGATAGTGGCGTTTATGAATGTGGTGGAAAGATAAACAATAAGGAATATTCCAGGGATATTTTCGTGGAGATAATGG GAATGGAGCTGacaaaatttgttgatgaGAACGACCCATTGTTAGGGGATACCGTTACTTTAATTTGCCGCTTTTACTACAGAACCAGCAATGCTGAACGTCCATCGTGGGCTTACCACATCGGCACCAACAAAGCTATGCAACCTATTAATGAAACTGATCCTCCCGATG GTTTCCAGATCAAGACAGATCAATTGGATTACCGGGAAAAGACACTTTACGAAAGTCGATTAGACTTTGTGGCTACTACACTAAGTAGCTATATCTTTCAATGCCGGGCAAATGAGATCCGCAACATTTCTTTCCGTGTCAGAG AATCAATTAGTGACAATCAGGAACTTATCTATGTCCAATTGCAATATGGAATATCACAAAATTTGACGTGTTTCGGAACATCGACAAACGAAACCTTTCAATGGCTTAAG GATG GAAAGAGGAAAGAACTCGGTACGTACACTTGTAGACAGACAAACCGATTGTTACCACAAAGATCGGAAAGAATTTTTATCGTATCATTCGACGATGTGAGAAGGAACACGATCGTTATTGCATTCTCAGTAGCAATAGTAGTTCTATTTGTGTTCGGAGCTGCTATCGGTGTCAAACTTTACGCATACAGG aaaaagaacagaTTTGCTGGTGCTTTTAATAGACTTCTCAATGGAAATGTCAATCAATTAAATGCCCAATCCCCAATCGAGGAGCAAGTTGAATTCCTCCCCTATGATAAACGGTGGGAGTTTCCGAGGAATCGCCTAAAacttg GAGTTGTGCTGGGAACTGGGTGCTTCGGCCGAATTCTGAAAGCCGAGGCTGTGGGAATGAAAGACTGTGATCAAACTGTGAAAACAGTGGCCGTCAAAATGGTTAGATCGGAAACCAATGTCGCTGCAATGGAAGCACTCATCAGCGAATTGAAAATTCTTTCATATCTAGGATCTCACCTCAATGTTGTAAATTTACTGGGAGCGTGCACGAAGCAATTAAAGAAAG GTGATTTATTGGTAATCGTTGAATACTGCCGATTTGGCAATTTACAAACTTACCTGATCAAACATAGAAACTCATTTATCAATCAAGTAGACGAatttggtaatttaaaaccgGATGGAGAAGTAGATAATAACGATATCATGAG TACAAATACAGATAACATTGTAGTGGATGACAATCAAGCTCATTCAATTGCATCCTTCCAGATGAATTCCTCGACTGAAATCTTAAACGGATCCGCTTTCAGCATTTCATGTGAACCAAATAGCGCAA TTTCCGAACCGACAACTGATCCAGAAGACTCCAAACCTTTGTGGCAATATTGTCAAGATCCATCTGCAATTTCGGATGGGCCCATGTCATCACGAGATTTAATCTCTTGGGCTTTCCAAATAGCTCGAGGAATGGACTACTTAGTTAGTAAAAAG GTTCTCCATGGTGATCTTGCCGCCCGCAACATTCTGCTCGCCGATGACGGAGTTGCCAAAGTGGCTGATTTTGGCATGTCTAAGAAGTTGTATTACTATGAAAACTACGAGAATAAAGGGCAG GGGCTAAAGCCAGTCAAATGGATGGCTATTGAATCTCTGACTGATGGCATCTTTTCCAGCAAATCAGATGTCTGGTCGTACGGTGTTTTACTTTGGGAAATCTATTCCCTTGGCAAGGTCCCATATCCAG GTATGGACGTTGCACACGTACTCATTAAGGAACTTCTCAAAGGATATCGCATGGATAAGCCTGATTTTGCGCCCAGTTTCATTGCCGATTTAATGGCCAGCTGTTGGAAGATGGAGCCGAAAGAAAGACCAACATTTAGTCAAATAGAAGAAATTATTTGCAGTCACATGGAGTCGAACGTCAGCTCTAATTACTTAAATATGAATGATTCATACGTTAAACTtaatgaagagaaaaaaaacgcaaCCCCCAATGACCTTTATGGTCTTGCAAAGATGTTACAAGAAAAAGCTTCTTCACCGCCAAAAGAGAATGCCAAACGATTCTCGAAATTTCCTATGCGATTCTCCGCAATCTACAACAATGACGTATAA